AAATATGGGCGGCAGGGTGCCGGTTGGTCATGAATTCACTGCCTGACATTAAGACTCGGTTGAGGCCATTTATCAAGCGGTCGGTTGTGACCAATGATATGCAATTTGTGATGGACGCTTTCAACGGATCGCAGGAAAGTACCCGCATGCCAGACCTGCTGAAGTGCATTTATTACGGTGTCGAGAGCTACTCATCGAACCGCTACTTCTACGACAATAAGACGCGCGGCGACGGATCGGATGGGGTGTTTGTGATTCAGCGGACAATCAGAGGGGCGGCTTTTTACCGGGACCGGCGGGAGCATGTGCGCGTCGGGCCGGGCCAGGCCATGCTCTTTTGCCACGGGGAGGACTCCTGCTACGGCTACCCCGAGGATGCGACCGAGCCTTACGAACTGGAGTTTCTGGCCATGACGGGGGAGCGGTCGCTGTTTGACGCCGTGCGGCAAAAGGCCGGCTCGCGGGTGGCACTCGCGGCGCATTCGGAATCGCTGGCGGCGTTTCAGGCTTTGGCGTTCCATGTGCGGGAGCACCGCTTCAGGGACCGCTTTCACGAATCGCTGTGCGGGTACGAACTACTGATCGCGCTCTTGCGGCAGGCATGGACGGGCGACCTCTTGCACGACCCGGTGGCAGCCGCCCGTGAGTACATTAAAAACCACTACAGCGAGCCGCTCACCCAGCAGGAAGTCGCCGCGCACGTGGGGCTGAGCCGGGAGCACCTGACGCGCTCCTTCCGGCAGCGCTTCGGGACGACTCCCGCCCGGCTGTGCGAAGATCTTCGCATGGGCAAGGCCCGCGAATTACTCAGTTTGCAATTCCGGTCCGTTTCGCAGATCGCGGCCAATTGCGGCTACACCGACGCCAACAGCTTCGCCCGCGCCTTTCGCCGCCGAAACGGGGTTTCGCCTCAACAATTCCAGCAGTTCGCTATGCCCGGCCACAGGCCCACCCCAAGCGATCCCACGCTGCGGTCGCGTTGAGAGTCATCGCTTCCCAAGGGGGCAGGAGCCTTTCTGGCTCCGATGGGGCGCAGCCCCATGATTGCTGCTCCAGCCGGAGCGCAGCTCCATGATGGCTGCTCCAGCCGGAGTCAGGAGCGGATGCACTGGTCCATGCTTTCGGCCGGGTCGGGGTCTTTGGTAAAGCCGACGACGACGGCGGGCACGCCGACCACGGTGGCGTGCGGGGGCACATCTTCGACCACGACGGAGCCTGCGCCGATGCGCGCGCCCTGGCCGATCTCGATGTTGCCCAGCAGCTTGGCCCCGGCCCCGATGAGCACGTTGTGGCGCACCTTCGGGTGGCGGTCGCCCGCGACCTTGCCGGTGCCGCCGAGGGTGACTTCGTGCAGGATGGAGACGTGGTTTTCGATCACGCTGGTCTCGCCCGCGACGAAGCTGGTGGCATGGTCGAGCAGGATGCCGCAGCCGATGCGGGCTGCCGGGTGGATGTCCACTGCGAACACCTCCGAGATCAGGCTCTGGAGGTAAAGGGCGAGCTCTTCGCGTCCGTTGGTCCACAGCTCATGGGCGACGCGGTAGCAGGTGATGGCCTGAAAGCCCTTGAAGTAGAGCAGGGGGGCCAGGTAGTTCCTGCAGGCCGGGTCGCGCTGCTTGATGGCGAGGATGTCATGGCGGATGCTCTGGCCGATCTTCGGGTTGGAGCGGAAGCACTCGCAGAAAACTTCTTTCAGGTAACCCTCCGGGGTGGCGTGGTAGGCGAGTTTGCGGGACAGGCGCACGGCCAGCGCGCTCTCCAGACTGTCCTGGCTGAGCACGACTTCCTCGAACAGGCTGGCCAGGGCCTGCTCCTTGCGGGCGGCTTCCTCGGCTTCTGTTCGCATCTGTTCCCAGACCTGATCGTTTTCCATGTGGGCTAGCTAAACGCGCTTTGCGGATTGAGCAAGGGATTTGACAGCAAAGTTTTTCCGGGGAACCTTTGCCCCCTGCGACAAACTAAAGGTAACCCTCTCATCCTTATTCACTATGAAAATCCTGACCTATCCTCTGATTGTTATCGCCTTCCTTGGGGCCGCGTTCGCGGCGCAGGGGGCGCCCAAGCCCGGTGACAAAGCACCGGACTTTACCCTGCAAGGAGCCGACGGTAAGGAGTACACGCTCTCCGACTATGAGGGCCAGTATGTAATCCTCGAATGGCTCAACCACGGCTGCCCGTACGTGAAAAAGCACTACGACAGCGGCAACATGCCCGCCACCCAGGCCAAGCAGACGGCCGACGGCGTGGTCTGGCTGAGCATCGTCTCCTCCGCGCCCGGCAAGCAGGGCTACGAAACGCCGGAGCAAACGCTCAAGACCGCCGAGGCCAAGGGCTCGAAGGCGAGCGCCATCCTCCTCGACCCGACCGGCAAGGTGGGCAAGGAGTACGGGGCGAAGCGCACGCCGGAGATGTTTATCATCAACCCGGAAGGCGAGATTGTTTACCACGGGGCGATTGACAGCATCAGCTCGGCCAGCCAGGCCGACATCAAGGACGCCAAGAACTACGTCAACGCCGCTATGGCCGAAGCGAAAGCCGGGCAGCCCGTTTCCCAGGCCAGTACCCAGCCCTACGGCTGTGGCGTGAAGTATCCGAACTGATTGTTACGGATCAGGAGCGCATCGAAAAACGTTGCGCCGCTCAATTTTTCAAAAGCCTCCAGAGCGCATGTTCCGGGGGCTTTTTTTGTTTTCAGAGGGAAGGGGCAGGGTATTGTCAGGGGCATCATGCCGGGGTGGACGATAGAATTACTGGCCGGGGAGCGGATTACCCGCGCCTTCTGGATCATTCTCGCGCTGCCCGCGCCGTTCTGGCTGGCGGTGATCTTTTTCCCGTCCGCGCGGGTGGTGCGGCACATCTGCCAGCCGCTGGTGGCCCCCACGATTCTGGTTTTCGCGCTGCTGTATCTGTACTACCAAGCCTGGGGGCTGGGCGGCTTTGTCTGGCCGGGCGGGATCGGCTACACCGAGGCGCAGTCGGTCGTGTTGCATCCGATGGGCTTTCTTATCCTGTGGTGCCAGATCCAGATCATGCACCTGTTTCTCGGGTTGGTCATCTACCAGCATGCCTCCCGGCTGGGGCTGCGCATCCCCGTCGAACTGATCGTCTGCTGGGTGCTCGGGCCGGTCGGCTTGCTGCCCTACCTCGGGCGGCTGCTGGTCTATCGGCTCAAGCGGGGCTGATCTTGTCAGGCCGGGATTGCTTGTGGCAACGCGGGCGGAGCACGCTCGCCCCGGCGTCAAGCGGGCGGGGGCATCGGGCAGTCGAGGGAGACGGCGATGGCGCGGAACAGTTCGGCCTCGTCGGTGCTGGTTTTACCGTCGGCGCTGATGGCGTGCGCGCAGACGGTGAGCACCTGCTTGCGCAGGCCGTAGGCGCCACGGGCGAGTTGGTCGAGGGACTGGTCTAGCCCGGCGAAGTTGAGCTGCGCGGCGGGAACGAGCTTCAGGTGGTCCTTGAAAACGGGGGACGTGCGGGCGGCTTCGGTGAAGAAGCGTTCGGCCTCGGCGGGGTTCTGCGTGCTCAGGTAAATGACGGCGGAGAGCAACTGCGAAAAAGGCGCGGCCAGCACGGAAGCGCTCCAGATGTAGGTCGAGGGGGGGGCCTTGGGTGTGTTGCGCAGGGTGAGGTGGCGGCGGACCAGCCGCGTGACCACGAACTCGAAAACCGTCACCTTGCCGTCCATCTCCACCAGCCGGTTGAGGCGATGGAGGAAGCGTTCGCTGAAGCTTTTTTCCATCTGGCTGAGCGCGGGCAGGGCCAGCTCGATCATGGGCAGGTAGTCGGCGCGGTCGCGGCGGACGATGCGCGGGTAAAGCTCGCGGACGGTCTGGGCGACTTCGTCCCCGGCCTCGGTCTGGAGGTAGCCGAGCTGCTGGCTGCGGCGGGTCTCGTCGGCGTCAAGTACGAGCGCGTAAATGAGCGAACGCGCCTCCAGCGGTCCGCGTAGCGCGAGGCCGAATTCCTCCTCCAGCGAACGCCGGGTGGCGGTTGCCTGCTCCAGCGCGGAGGCGCTCAGCGTGCCCACGGCGAAGACCATTTCCAGCGGGCTGGCGGTGGCTTTGGGGGTGATGGGAGAGGGCTTGATGTGCGGGGGCAGCTTGGGAGGTGTCAGCGCGGAGTCGGGCCAGGCGTAGGGGCTGTTGAAGAGCCGACCGTCCCAGTCCGGCTCGATGGCGCGGATGCGCTCGTCCAGCGGCGGGTGGGTGGCGAAGATCCCGCCGAGGTAGCTGCGGATGCCGCTGGCGAAAAACAGGTGCGCGGCCTCCTGGGCGTGGGGGCTTTCCAGCCGGGAGCCGAGCCCGATCCCGCCGATGCGCTTGAGCGCGCCGGAGAGGCCGCCGGGGTTACGGGTGAACTGCACCGCCGCGGCGTCGGCTAAAAACTCCCGTTGCCGGGAAACTGCACTCTGGATGAGACGACCGAAAAACACGCCGATGGACCCGATGAGATAGAGCGAGACGGCCAGAGCGAGGATGGCGATGATGAACCCGCCGCCTCCTCCGCCGTCCTTGCTGTTACGTCTGTTGCCGGAAAGGCTCACGAAGCGCAGGCTGCGCAGGATGCCGCCCCCGATGACGGCGAGCACGAGGATGCCAAAGATGACGCCCATGAGCCGGATGTTCAGCCGCATGTCGCCATTGAGGATGTGGCTGAACTCGTGCGCGATGACGCCCTGGAGCTCGTCGCGGCTGAGATTGTCGAGGCAGCCCTGGGTGACGGCCACGGCCGCGTCGTGGGGGCTGAATCCGGCGGCAAAGGCGTTGATGCTCTGCTCCGGCAGCACGTAAACCTCCGGCACCGGCGTGCCCGAGGCGATGGCCATTTCCTCCACCACGTTGAGCAGGCGGCGATGGCTGGGATCCTGCGTAAAGGGTTCGATTTTGCGGCCCCCGAGGCTTTCGGCGACCACGCCGCCCCCGCCGCTGAGGGCCTGGATCTTTATCAGGCTGGCGATGCCGATGACGGACACCGTGACGACGCTGACCCAGAAAAAAATCGTCGGCTGCCACCACTGAAACTCAGAGGCGGGGCGGCTGAGGGATTTAGTGAAAATCAGCACCGAGACGACGTACAGGGCCGCGATGATGCACAGCACGGTGAGGACAAAGTACACCACCAAGAGCGTGGTCCTGCCGCGCGCCTGGTCCTGACGTTCAAAGAAGTCCATCGACATTTTTTTGAAAAAACGCTCCCGCTGCGGTAGCCAATGATCCCGGCACTTGCCGGTCGTCACCAGTGGCGCGGGATTAGCGAGCCGGTTGTTTTACTGGAAGGAAACCTTGGGAGCTTCTTTTTGCTCGGGGGCGTCGATTTCGAAAGGTTCGGCGGGCTGGAAGCCAAGCGCTCCGGCGAAGAGCACGGCAGGGAAAACTTCGCGGGCGTTGTTGTAGTGCATGACCGAGTCGTTAAAGGCCTGGCGGGCGAAGGCGACCTTGTTCTCGGTCGAGGTCAGCTCCTCGGTCAGTTGCATCATGTTCTGGTTGGCCTTGAGATCGGGGTAGGCTTCGGAGAGCGCGAAGAGGCGGCCAAGCACACCGGCGAGCTGTCCTTCGGCTGCGCCCAGTTCGCGGATGGCGGCGGGGCTGTCGGGGTGGGCGGCGGCTTTCTGTTGGGCGTTGACCGCGGTGGAGCGGGCGGCGATCACGGCCTCCAGCGTCTCGCGCTCGTGTTTGAGGTAGCCCTTGGCCGTTTCGACCAGATTGGGAATCAGGTCGTAGCGGCGCTTGAGCTGCACGTCGATCTGGGAGAACGCGTTTTTGAAGCGGTTGCGGAGCTGGACCAGTTTATTGTAAGTGCCGACCACGACAAGGACCAGCACGACGAGGATCAGGACAACGACGCCCAAAGCAATAAAACCTGTCATAATGCCTCGCAGTAAAAAGGACCACTAATCCTGAAGCGAGATTTTTTCGGCAGGGCATGCCCTGCACCCTCGGTGCTTCGCACCGTGATGGGGCTCTGCCCCATCGGAGCCAGAAAGGCTCCTGCCCCGCGGAGGCTGGGTTCCTTTGTTTATGCTAGGGGGGCGATTGTTGGTTTAGCCGGGGACCTTGTGTGTCTTATTGCATAGAACGCTTTTAAAATACGGTAGCCACAATGATTGAATGGTTAAATGGCCAATTGTTAATTGTTGGATACGGAACGTAGAAAACAACAATTAGCCATTTTAACCATTTAGCCATTCGGCCTTTTTGTGACGGCTACGACTATATTTAAGCCGTTTTAGTGGGAGGTCCGCACCCAGCGGGAGGCTTGGGCGACGGTCCACTGGTATTTGCGGGCGGTTTCTTTGATGAGGAAGGGCATGTCCTTCTCCATTTCGAGTGCGAAGGCCGGTTCGAGTGCGCCGCGCAGGCCGTTGAAGGAATCCTCGGCTTTGGCCGTGCCGCCGAGCCAGTTTTCCGGTGGGGTGTATTCTTCCAGCCAGGTGAAGGGCGTGGTCAGGACGAGTTGGCCGCCGGGGTTGACCAGCGAGGGGAGGCGCTTGAGGAAATCTAGCGGGCGGGGCAAGCGGCAGATCAGGTTGCAGGCGATGACAAGGTCGAAGCTCCCGAGCGAGTCGGGCAGGGCGAGTGCGTCGCCGGTGCGGAAGCTGACCCGCGAGCGGTCGATGTCTTCGGGGACGGCGGCGACGCTGCGCAGGTGGATATGCCCCTCGTGCGTGCGGGTGTAGTCGAGCAAGCCCTTTTGCGCCAATTCGTTGGCGGCGCCGATGAAGTTTTCCGAAGAGTCCATCCCGATCACCTCCCCGCAGTGCCGGGCTAGTTCAAAGCTGGTGCGCCCGACCGAGCAGCCGACCTCAAGGGCTCGTCTGTCCGGGCCGAGGCGAGCCGTGTCCACCAGTTCGCTTACGCAGCGGGCCGGGAAGTTCAGCGCCTCGCGCGGGCCGAAGCTGTAGGGGAGCGTCTCCTTCGCCGTGCCGTAGTGGAAAAGTAAATACAGGTTAAGTTGCTTGTCAGCTTCGTAGGGGTTCATGCGGGCAAGTTTGAGAGTTTGAATGTTTGAGGGTTTGAAAGTTGGTAACTGCTGGGGAGGTGGATGAGGACATATTAACTCTCAAACTCTCAAACATTCAAACTCTCAAACTCCCAAACGTACTAAAAGGCCCCTTTTCGCTCGCCCACGTGAAACCGGTTCATTTACGTTGGGAGGATATGGAGAAGATCGTTTGCTTCGGCGAAGTGCTCTGGGACTGCCTCCCGAAGGGGCTCTTTCTCGGCGGTGCGCCTTTCAACGCCGCCTGCCACTTGCGCAGGCTGGGTTGTCGTCCGGTGATGATCAGCGCCGTGGGGGACGATTTTCTGGGCGAGGAAGCCCTTCTGCGCGCGCAGGCTCAGGGGCTCGATACCTTCGCCTTTACGGTGAAAAAAGGGCTGCGCACGGGCGTGGCCAAGGTCGTGCTCGATGACTCCGGCTGCGCCAGTTATGTCTTTCCCGAACCGTGCGCGTGGGACCGGATCGAACTGGGGGAAGCGGCCCGCAACGAGTTGACCACGGCCAATGCGATCCTTTTCGGTTCCCTCGCCGCCCGTAGTGAACGCAACGCCGAGCAGCTCGACAGCATCTTGAGCGAAACACACGCGCTGCGGATCTTCGATGTGAATCTCCGTCCCCCTCACGACGACTTGGAGACGGTGCTTGAGCTGGCGCAAAAGGCCGACGTGCTCAAGGTCAACGAAACCGAATTGGCCGTTCTGTCCGGGCGACCGTTTGACTCAGGTGACCTGGAAGGGGCGATCCGCGCCGTGGTCGAGCGCACGCATGTGCGCAAGGTCTGCGTGACCCTGGGGGGAGAGGGGGCGGCTTATTTCGACGGGCGGCGATTACTCCGGGCCGAGGCTCCGCTAGTGCAGGTGCGTGACACCGTTGGAGCAGGCGACTCTTTCACGGCGGCGTTTACCGCCGGGCTGGTTCGCGGCGATGCTCCGCAGGAAACACTGGAGCGGGCCTGCCGTCTGGGGGCGTATGTGGCCAGTTGCGACGGGGCCACGCCGGAGTACGATCCGGCCGAAGTGCTGGGGTGATTTCACCAGCGGAACGGGCGAGCCTCCTTTATGTGTAAATAAGCGTGGCTGAGGCCAATTCGGGGTTGAACCCTGCGGGTGGGCACGCCTTACTGAGGGTATTCGCTGCTATTGGAATTAGATTGAGAAAGCTACGTGTAAAGACCCTTTCCCGCTGGCTGGTTTCGCAAAACCAGCTTGATTTCTTTCCCCTGCGTAAACACCTGCGCGGCTACAGCGGATCGGCTTTCAAGGGAGACTTCCGGGCCGGGCTCAATGTTGCTCTGCTGGCCTTCCCGCAGGGGATGGCCTATGCGATGATCGCCGGGCTGCCCATCCAGTACGGGATTTACGGTTCGGCGGTGGCGGCGATTGCGGCCACGTTTTTTGCCGGTTCGCGTTTCATTACGCTGGGGCCGACGAACGCCACCTCCGTTACCCTGGCCAGCGCCTTTGCCGCGATGGAGATCATGGCCCCGGAACTGCGCGCCCAGTACATGCCGATCCTGCTTTTGCTGATCGGGCTTTTGCTGATCGTGGGGGCGTACCTCAAGGTCGCGAACCTCATCCAGTATATTTCCAGAACCGTCGTGGTGGGCTACATCACGGCGGCAGCGCTGCTGATTATTGTCGGGCAGCTGAAAAATGTCTTCGGCGTCAGTTTTGCGCCGGGCGAGGAGGCGATCACGTTTTTCGACAAGCTGTACCTGACAATCAAGCACCTGCCCGAGTGCCGCCCGGAATCACTCGTGCTCAGCGTGCTGACCCTGATCCTGTATTACGCGCTGAGCCGTCGCCTGCCCAAGCTTCCAAACGTGGCCATCGTGCTGCTGGTCATGTCCGCGCTGGCGGTGGGGGCGACGTATGTGGCGGAAATGCGCGGGGTGGAACTTCACTTCCAATGGCTGCGCTCCATCGACGCCTCTCAGTGGAAATTCACGCCGCCAGCACTGAACTTCGACGCCATCAGCCAGGTCGGTAACATGGCGTTGGCCATTGCTCTGCTGTGTGTGCTGGAAGGCACCTCCATCGGCAAGTCGCTGGCCGCCCGTTCCGGGGAGCGGCTGGATGCGAATCAAGAGATGTTCAGCATCGGCATGGCCAACATGACCGGCGGTTTTTTCAGCGGAATGCCCGCCTCCGGCTCGCTTACGCGCTCGCAGTTGAGTTGGGCCAGCGGCGGCTCAACCCCGCTGGCCAGCCTCTTCAACGGCCTCATTGTGGCCGGCGGGGCCTTTGCTCTGGGGCCGTTCATCAAGCATGTGCCACAGTCGGTGTTAGCGGTGCTGGTTATCACTATCGGCCTGTCACTGATTAACCGCCGGGCGATCAAGCTTGTCTCCAGTGCCACCCGGGGCGACGCCATTGTGTTTTTCTCCACGCTGGTGGCGGGTCTGCTTGTTCCGCTGGACACGGCGATCTATTTCGGCGTGGGCCTGAGCATTATCCTGTTTCTGCGCAAGGCGGCTTCGCCCGAACTGGTCGAGTACGGCTTTACCGACGAGGGGCAGTTGACCGAACTGGAAGAAGAGGGCGGGCGGCGCGACCCGGAGATTTCCATCATCCACGTCGAGGGGGATCTGTTCTTTGGCGCGGCGGAAATCTTCCGCGACCAGATGCGCCGCGTCTGCGAGGACGCCAACCTGAAAATCGTCATCGTGAAGATGCGCAACGCCCGTCACCTTGACGCGACCGCCGTCATGGCGATTGAGGAGTTGCTCAAGTTCATGCATGAGCACGACCGGCATCTGCTTTTCTCCGAATGCAAGAAGGACGTCATCCGTGTCTTTAAAAACTCCGGCCTGCTCGATGAACTCGGGCGCGGCCACGGCGTCTTCCCCGACACCCCGCACAACCCGACCAAGTCCACCGCCAACGCCCTCAAGCGGGCCATGGAAATCATGGGCGGCCAGCAGGCCGACATCAAAATCTACGTCAATCCCGGCAAGAAAAAGTAGCCGCTCGGCTTCTCTCCTTATTTATCTCCGGTGCTGGCAGTTCTGGTTCCTGCGAAGGAACGAAGTTCCGTTTCAAAAGTTTTTTGGGGAGCGGGCGAGAGGGTGTTTTTTTCAAAAAAACACCCTCTCGCATAAACCCACAAAGCGATTAAAAAACGGCCTTATTCTTCGCGCAGGCGGGCTTTCATGCGGGCGCGGGATTCCTCGCACAGGCCGAGTTCGGAGAGGGCTTCCTCGCAGCACTCGGGGTGGTTCTCGACTTGCGAGCAGACGGCCTCGATCTGTTGCCGGTAGCGGTCGGTGTAGCAGCAGCAGCGGCACAGCAGGCGCAGCTTCAGCTTTTCCCAAAAGCTCAGGTGGCGTTCCCGCGACTCGGAAATGAGCCGCGTGGCATCCCGGCAACTCAGGCCGTGCTTGAGGAAAAACTTGAGCATGTCTGGACAGGAAGGGCGGACGTTTATGCCCGGAAAGAAGCAAATGATGCAGGTTCTATGTCGTCAGGAGGGGCAAATCCTTTCAAGTTAGAGAGCCTTACATGCAATCGCTGCTCGATATTCTCCAGAAAACCACCGCATTTTTCCAGCAAAAAGGCGTGCCCCAGGCGAGGTTGGACGCCGAGCTGATCCTGGCTCATGCCCTCGGCTGCCGACGCCTGGACCTTTACCTGCAATTCGAACGCCTCCTCAGCGACGACGAACTGGCCGCGATGCGTCCGATGGTCGCCCGGCGAGGCAAGCGCGAGCCCTTGCAGTACATCCTCGGGGAGGCACATTTCCACGGGCTCGTGCTCCGGGCTGACCCGCGTGCCCTCATTCCCCGCCCGGAGACTGAGGAGCTGATTGAGCTACTGGCCAGTCGTTTCGCAGCGGTGCCCCCGGTCTCGATCTGCGACCTGGGGACCGGCACCGGCGCCATCGCCCTGTCGCTGGCGACGGTTTTTCCGCAAGCGCAGGTCACGGCGGTGGACGCCTCGTCCGCCGCTTTGGAGCTGGCCACGGAAAACGCCCGTGCCGCCGGGGTGGCCGAGCGGGTGCGATTTGTCGAGTCGGACTGGTTCGGGGCGCTGGGCGGGGAGCGCTTTTCTCTCATCGTCTCAAACCCGCCCTACCTGACTGAGCAGGAGTGGGAGCAGGCCGAGCCCGAAGTCCGTGACTGGGAGCCGCAAAGCGCCCTCACCGCCGGTCCCGACGGCTTGGACGATTACCGCAAAATCATCGCCACCGCTCCAGCCCATCTGGATGCCGGTGGCTGGCTGGCGTTGGAGACAGGGATCGCCCAGCACGCGGCATTGGAGGAGTTGGCCCGTGCGGCTGGGTTCGCCGAGGTCGAGAGCCTGCCAGACTTGAGCAAGCGGGAGCGGTTCTTCCTCGCCCGGATGGGATGTTAAGGGGCCGGTTGCCACCCGGCCCAGCCCCGAAAACGAGTTTTTCAACAGGTCCTGGTGCAACCGCTAGCCGAGGCGGTCAGTGGCGACGTGGTACTGGGGGTCTTCGGAGAGGTTGACCTCGACCAGGTCGCCGGCCTTGTCGAGCAGCTTGCGGCACTCGGGGGAGAGGTGGGTCAGGTGCAGGCGTTTGCCGAGGCTGCGGTATTTTTCGGCCACGGTATTGATCGCTTCGAGGCCGGACTGGTCGTAAACGCGGGTGAAGTAGAAGTCGATGACGACCTCTTCCGGGTCTTCACGGGGATTGAACAGCTCCTTGAACGAGGCAACCGAGGCGAAAAACAGTGGGCCGTGTAGCTGGTACACGCGTGCGCCTTTTTTGTCCGGGTAAACTTCCGCGCCCAGGTGGGTGGCGTGCCGCCAGGCGAAAACCAGCGCCGAGATAATTACCCCCAGGATGACCGCCGAGGCCAGGTCGTGCATGACCACGGTGTAGCCCGCCACCACGACCATGACGAGGATGTCGCTGAAAGGGACCTTGCGGAACATGCGCAGGCTGGCCCACTCGAAGGTCCCGATTACGACCATGAACATCACCCCAACCAGCGCCGCCATCGGGATCATTTCGATCCACGGGGCCAGCACCAACACGAAGGACAGCAGGCAGACGGCGGCAGTGATGCCGCTGGCTCGCCCGCGCCCACCGGAGTTTACGTTGATGAGCGACTGGCCGATCATGGCGCACCCGCCCATGCCGCCGAACATCCCGCACACGATATTGGCCAGGCCCTGTCCGACGCATTCGCGGTTGCCCCGTCCGCGGGTCTCGGTGATTTCGTCGATCAGGCTCAGCGTCATGAGCGACTCGATCAGCCCGACTCCGGCCATGGTCAGGGCAAAGGGCAGGATAATCCAGAGAGTCGCCAGGTTGAACGGCGGGAGGATGTCGTACTGCCCGTCGAGAAAGAACAGCTTCGGCAGCCCGGCGGAGATCCCGCTCTCGGCCTCGACGGTGGCGGCGACCTGCGCGGCGATGGCCGCATCCGGGGCCTCGGGGCCGAGCTCCTGGCGGGCCTCGGTAGTGGCGCGGGCGGTGGTGTTGGTCCGGAGCATGTCGCCCACCGTCAGCAGTGCGTGGGGCTGGTTCTGTGCGGACCAGCTTGCCGGAGCGGCCTGGTTGATGGCGATGGACAGGCCGGTGACAACGAGGATCGCGGCCAGCGAGGCCGGGACGGCGCGGGTCAGCTTGGGCAACAGCCAGATGATGAGCATGGTCAGTCCGACCAGCGCGAACATCAGGATCAGCGGCGCACCAGCAAGCGGGATCAGCGCCCCGGCGTCGTTGACGGTGTTGAAGCTCCCGAATTGGGCCATGAAAATCACGATGGCCAGCCCGTTGACAAAGCCCAGCATGACCGAGTGCGGCACCATACGGATAAATTGCCCGAGCTTGCCGATCCCGGCCAGTATCTGGATGACTCCGCAGAGGATGACGGCGGGAAAGAGGTATTCGACGCCGTGCAGGGCGACGAGGGAGACGATCACGACGGCGATGGCCCCGGTGGCCCCGGAGATCATGCCCGGTCGCCCGCCAAAGACAGCGGTGAGCAGGCCCATGAAAAAGGCCGAGTACAGCCCGATGATGGGCGAGACCCCAGCCACGAAGGCGAAGGCGATGGCCTCGGGGACGAGGGCGAGAGCGACAGTCAGGCCCGAGAGCAGATCGTCCTTGAGGTTGGCGGAGCGTTTACGGAAAAAATTGAGCATGGTCTTCCTGATTTGAATGCGCCATCGGGGTAAGGCGCGGCTTGCGCTGGACAGGGCCAGCGGCTTGTGGGCCGTCAAACAAGGAAGCTAAAGCAAAAACGAGGGGAACGGGGAGGCTGGGGAAGCGGCTGCACCATGTAAAGCCTTTACCCGGTTTTTTTCGCGTTTTTGGGGCCGTTACGTGTCGCACGGACGATAAGAGCCTGCGCCTCTGCCCGGCCTGACCACGGCTAACTTCACCGCTGAGGCTGGTCCGCCGGACCCGGCTTAGCTGCCCATGCCGAGCGCGTCCCAGAGGCCGGACATCTTGAAGACCTTTTTGACCTGCGGATCGACGTTGGTGATTTTCAACCGCTCCTTGCCGACGCGCTTGTTGACCGTCAGTACGATGCGCAAAAAGGAGGATGAGGCGAAGGTGACTTCCTTCATGTCGAAATGGACGACGCTTTCGGTGGCCTCGATCTTTCCGATCAGGTCCTCCTGGATTTGCTGGCAGCGTTCGGCGTTGAGCGGGCCCATGAAGGCGCAGACCAGCAGTTTTTCACCATCGGAGAATTGAACGACGTCGGAAGGCATACGCCCCTAGATTTGCGAGCGAGCCGCTCAAGTCAAGCGCGGGATGTAGCCGATGGGAATGGCTGAATGGTTAAACGGCTAAATGGTTAATTGTTAAGGGCTGGGTGCCGGACGTTGGAAAACTGCTATTCTGGCATTAAACCATCCATCTCTGGCCTATGTTTTTGCCCCAGGCAAAAACAGCCGGATGCGGAGCATTCAGGGGCCAGGGCATGCCCCGGCTAGACTTCGCTGCGGGGCGGAGGATTGAGAGCGCCGATGGCGTCGAGGACGCCTT
The DNA window shown above is from Ruficoccus amylovorans and carries:
- a CDS encoding SulP family inorganic anion transporter — encoded protein: MLNFFRKRSANLKDDLLSGLTVALALVPEAIAFAFVAGVSPIIGLYSAFFMGLLTAVFGGRPGMISGATGAIAVVIVSLVALHGVEYLFPAVILCGVIQILAGIGKLGQFIRMVPHSVMLGFVNGLAIVIFMAQFGSFNTVNDAGALIPLAGAPLILMFALVGLTMLIIWLLPKLTRAVPASLAAILVVTGLSIAINQAAPASWSAQNQPHALLTVGDMLRTNTTARATTEARQELGPEAPDAAIAAQVAATVEAESGISAGLPKLFFLDGQYDILPPFNLATLWIILPFALTMAGVGLIESLMTLSLIDEITETRGRGNRECVGQGLANIVCGMFGGMGGCAMIGQSLINVNSGGRGRASGITAAVCLLSFVLVLAPWIEMIPMAALVGVMFMVVIGTFEWASLRMFRKVPFSDILVMVVVAGYTVVMHDLASAVILGVIISALVFAWRHATHLGAEVYPDKKGARVYQLHGPLFFASVASFKELFNPREDPEEVVIDFYFTRVYDQSGLEAINTVAEKYRSLGKRLHLTHLSPECRKLLDKAGDLVEVNLSEDPQYHVATDRLG
- a CDS encoding STAS domain-containing protein; amino-acid sequence: MPSDVVQFSDGEKLLVCAFMGPLNAERCQQIQEDLIGKIEATESVVHFDMKEVTFASSSFLRIVLTVNKRVGKERLKITNVDPQVKKVFKMSGLWDALGMGS